A portion of the Desulfovibrio sp. Fe33 genome contains these proteins:
- a CDS encoding sigma-54-dependent transcriptional regulator, with amino-acid sequence MSKRIRILAVDDSKSTLEVLKRNLEPAGYEVYTCGRVDEAVALLEDIVIDLVITDYRMPVASGLDLIKHVRANLPDVEIMMITGYPSIPGAVEAIKDGAGEYLAKPFTTEELLSSVGRIVERLQRRRVLASADTPPDNFGIIGTSPEMDHVFQRIGKAAASDANVLISGESGTGKELVARAVHYNSVRRTASFVPVNCTAIPDSLVESELFGHVKGAFTGAKESRAGFFEIANGGSIFLDEIGDASPTMQAKLLRVLQSKEFCKVGSSIVKTVDVRILAATHKDLRRMVKEGTFREDLFYRINVIDINVPPLSERGDDMLVLINHFLAEFSGTMHREPPTLSDEALQALRRHDWPGNVRELENLIQRLVVIVDHDTIEITDLPETMRFSLPREGSVNRTLEEVELEHIRNVLVMTGHNKTRAAEILGINRKTLREKLKRVEEMSKQ; translated from the coding sequence ATGAGCAAACGTATCCGTATTTTGGCGGTGGACGACAGCAAGTCCACCCTGGAGGTTCTCAAGCGCAACCTCGAACCCGCTGGCTACGAGGTCTATACCTGCGGCCGGGTGGACGAGGCTGTGGCTTTGCTTGAGGACATAGTCATAGATTTGGTCATCACGGACTACCGTATGCCCGTCGCCTCGGGGCTCGACCTCATCAAGCATGTGCGGGCCAATCTGCCGGACGTCGAAATCATGATGATTACCGGCTACCCGTCCATTCCGGGGGCGGTGGAGGCCATCAAGGACGGAGCGGGAGAGTACCTGGCAAAGCCGTTCACCACCGAGGAGCTGCTCTCGTCGGTGGGCCGCATCGTGGAGCGGCTCCAGCGCAGGCGGGTACTCGCTTCGGCCGATACGCCGCCCGACAATTTCGGGATAATAGGAACCTCCCCGGAAATGGACCACGTCTTTCAGCGCATCGGCAAGGCCGCGGCCTCGGACGCCAACGTGCTCATCAGCGGCGAGTCCGGCACCGGCAAGGAACTTGTGGCCCGCGCCGTGCATTACAACAGCGTCAGGCGGACGGCCTCGTTCGTGCCGGTCAATTGCACGGCCATTCCCGACAGCCTTGTGGAGAGCGAGCTTTTCGGCCACGTCAAGGGCGCCTTTACCGGGGCCAAGGAATCCCGGGCGGGCTTCTTCGAGATAGCCAACGGCGGCTCCATCTTCCTGGACGAGATAGGTGACGCCAGCCCGACCATGCAGGCCAAGCTGCTTCGCGTTCTTCAATCCAAGGAATTTTGCAAGGTAGGCTCAAGCATCGTCAAGACCGTGGACGTTCGCATCCTGGCGGCCACCCACAAGGACCTTCGGCGCATGGTGAAGGAGGGCACTTTCCGGGAAGATCTCTTCTACCGGATCAATGTCATCGACATCAATGTGCCGCCCCTGTCCGAGCGCGGGGACGATATGCTTGTGCTCATCAACCACTTCCTGGCCGAGTTCTCCGGCACCATGCACCGCGAGCCGCCGACGCTCTCCGACGAAGCGTTGCAGGCCCTGCGTCGGCACGACTGGCCCGGCAATGTCCGGGAGCTCGAAAATCTCATCCAGCGGCTTGTGGTCATCGTGGACCACGACACCATCGAGATTACGGACCTGCCGGAGACCATGCGTTTCAGCCTGCCGCGGGAAGGCAGCGTCAACCGGACGTTGGAGGAGGTCGAGCTCGAACACATCCGCAATGTCCTGGTCATGACGGGCCATAATAAGACCAGGGCGGCCGAAATTCTCGGCATAAACCGCAAGACTTTGCGAGAAAAGCTCAAGCGTGTCGAGGAGATGTCGAAGCAGTAA
- a CDS encoding PAS domain-containing sensor histidine kinase, whose translation MNLQNYYETVMELTHGIVVTLDLGGGIIHGNSELEQLSGYNLKELAGRDWFEVFIPKNEREMARRALFESAAGPDRGITAFAGRIRAKDGDTVYVNWNLKPLTDSNGEIISLLCVGQDVTDLVLREKGLLRERFTLLERNKELSCLYSLSQLMGEIHKSMDNLLRQVVDLLPTAFQNPEMTYARIRLGHKIYETPGYEDSDYMLKSDLVVNNEKRGTLSVSVRNDAARPGFIEDERDLFSTVVQQVVILVSKRETRLAKQELERQLRQSDRLAKIGQFSAGVAHEINEPLANILGFAELALQTPNLPKQVATDLNNIVDSSLHAREIIRKLMFFGRQLPPQPTFIDLNDTVDQALRITESGARRGDIEIVRDFDLTMPKILADPQHMKQVVVNLVVNAIQAMTEGGTVTIQTVSHDGDAYLIVEDTGPGMTPDVLKMIFTPFFTTKDVDKGSGLGLSVTHGIVKAHGGLIQVESSPDAGTRVEVALPCHPCCREDD comes from the coding sequence ATGAATCTCCAGAATTATTATGAAACCGTCATGGAGCTGACCCACGGCATCGTGGTCACTCTCGATCTCGGCGGGGGGATCATTCACGGCAACTCCGAACTGGAGCAGCTTTCCGGGTACAACCTCAAGGAATTGGCCGGAAGAGACTGGTTCGAGGTCTTTATCCCCAAGAACGAACGAGAGATGGCCCGCCGCGCCCTGTTTGAAAGCGCTGCCGGACCGGACAGGGGCATCACCGCCTTCGCCGGGCGTATCCGCGCCAAGGACGGCGACACGGTCTACGTCAACTGGAACCTCAAACCGCTGACCGACTCCAACGGCGAAATAATCAGCCTGTTGTGCGTGGGCCAGGACGTGACCGATCTGGTCCTGCGCGAAAAGGGGCTTTTGCGCGAGCGGTTCACCCTGCTCGAACGCAATAAGGAGTTGAGCTGCCTCTATTCCCTGAGCCAGCTCATGGGCGAGATCCACAAGTCCATGGACAACCTTTTGCGACAGGTGGTGGACCTCCTTCCCACGGCTTTTCAGAATCCGGAAATGACCTATGCCCGCATTCGGCTCGGGCACAAAATTTACGAGACCCCGGGCTACGAGGATAGCGATTACATGCTCAAATCCGACCTCGTGGTGAACAACGAGAAGCGGGGCACCCTGAGCGTGTCCGTGCGCAACGACGCAGCCAGGCCCGGTTTTATCGAGGACGAGCGTGATCTTTTCTCCACCGTGGTCCAGCAGGTGGTGATCCTCGTGTCCAAGCGCGAGACCCGGCTGGCTAAACAGGAGCTCGAACGGCAGTTGCGGCAGTCCGACAGGCTGGCGAAGATAGGCCAGTTCTCGGCCGGGGTGGCCCATGAAATCAACGAACCTTTGGCCAATATCCTGGGGTTCGCCGAGCTCGCCTTGCAGACTCCGAACCTGCCCAAGCAGGTGGCCACGGACCTGAACAATATCGTGGATTCCTCCCTTCATGCTCGGGAGATCATACGCAAACTCATGTTTTTCGGGCGTCAGTTGCCGCCTCAGCCGACCTTCATCGATCTCAACGACACCGTGGATCAGGCCCTGCGCATCACCGAGTCCGGGGCCAGGCGCGGGGACATAGAGATCGTTCGGGATTTCGACCTGACAATGCCCAAGATCCTGGCCGATCCGCAGCACATGAAGCAGGTTGTGGTCAACCTGGTCGTCAACGCCATTCAGGCCATGACCGAAGGCGGGACCGTGACCATTCAGACCGTCAGCCATGACGGCGACGCCTATCTCATAGTGGAGGATACCGGACCGGGCATGACCCCGGACGTTCTCAAGATGATCTTCACTCCGTTTTTCACCACCAAGGACGTGGACAAGGGATCGGGTCTGGGGCTGTCCGTCACGCACGGCATAGTCAAGGCCCATGGCGGGTTGATTCAGGTGGAAAGTTCGCCCGACGCCGGTACGCGTGTGGAGGTGGCGTTGCCCTGCCACCCGTGTTGCAGGGAGGATGATTGA
- a CDS encoding FUSC family protein encodes MAFRFDKNINSHIRHGMKVGLASVLAYVVSGWSGVPYAYWAVITTVIVMQMHVADSINMCLYRFTGTAIGAGMGILMILIFPPTPIYTLVAIFVGTGTCAYLTRYDARYRMAAITVSIVFLSGLFEQHRIEYTLFRVAEIGIGVLCAFVVSVLVWPNRTTSVLLERLRTQYDQVADNFLLLVDNFLHRQRKTDPDLFFDLAREVQANRELYNKIYATERRVYRADIDLLGLQVNTLNSVVERIQSAPNLLNEVEGDGFDIIMAPELTQLGNEIADALRAIGRGEKYDSHHLARSVDAVEKRFIELREEGVIERFDVRRYFQVMSFINTAQHLGEFLLLVLNKQQTSE; translated from the coding sequence ATGGCTTTTCGCTTCGATAAAAATATCAATAGTCATATTCGGCACGGAATGAAGGTCGGCCTGGCCAGTGTGCTGGCTTATGTGGTCTCCGGCTGGTCCGGCGTCCCCTACGCGTACTGGGCGGTCATCACCACGGTCATCGTCATGCAGATGCACGTGGCCGATTCCATCAATATGTGCCTGTACCGGTTTACTGGCACGGCCATCGGCGCGGGCATGGGCATCCTGATGATCCTCATCTTCCCGCCCACCCCGATCTATACTCTTGTCGCCATCTTCGTGGGTACGGGCACCTGCGCCTACCTGACGCGTTATGATGCGCGCTACCGGATGGCGGCCATCACCGTGTCCATCGTCTTCCTGTCCGGCCTGTTCGAGCAGCATCGTATCGAATACACCCTGTTCCGGGTGGCCGAAATCGGCATCGGCGTGCTTTGCGCCTTCGTTGTTTCGGTGCTCGTGTGGCCCAACAGAACCACTTCGGTGCTGCTGGAACGGCTGCGCACTCAGTACGATCAGGTGGCCGACAATTTCCTGCTGCTCGTTGACAATTTTCTGCACCGTCAGCGCAAGACGGATCCGGACCTGTTCTTCGACCTGGCTCGCGAGGTTCAGGCCAACCGGGAGCTGTACAACAAGATATACGCCACCGAGCGGCGCGTTTATCGGGCCGACATCGATCTGCTCGGCCTTCAGGTCAACACGCTCAATTCCGTGGTCGAGCGGATTCAATCCGCGCCCAATCTGCTCAACGAGGTGGAGGGCGACGGTTTCGACATCATCATGGCTCCGGAACTCACCCAGTTGGGCAACGAAATCGCTGACGCCCTGCGCGCCATCGGCCGGGGTGAGAAGTATGATTCCCATCACCTCGCCAGGTCCGTGGACGCGGTAGAGAAGCGGTTCATAGAATTGCGCGAGGAAGGTGTTATCGAGCGGTTCGACGTGCGCCGCTACTTCCAGGTCATGAGCTTCATCAATACCGCGCAGCACCTCGGTGAATTCCTTCTGCTGGTCCTGAACAAGCAGCAGACTTCCGAGTGA